In Miscanthus floridulus cultivar M001 chromosome 8, ASM1932011v1, whole genome shotgun sequence, the sequence ACGTAAGTGAGGAAGGAACTGTAGAATCTTATAATAAAGAAAAGACCAAAGTGACACAgggaaaaaaagggaaaaaaaactGAAAACGTAAGAGACGAAGAAAGGCATCGTAGaacctgaaaaaaaaaagaaaacaaagggaTCAAACGTAAGTGACGAAGGAATTGTAAAGCCCTTCAAAAAAAAATTCCGGACCTGCATGGGAATTGTAGAATCGTAGAAGCTGGGgaaaaaaggggaaaaaaaaaGGTTCAAACGTAAGTAGCAAATGAATGGTATAGAACCCTAAAAAAAAGTAGAAAAAAGATTCCAGACTAAATGAATAAAAAGAATCCGGACTCGATCGGGGTTTTGAACCCGACGTGAATCGAACGCGCAACCTTCTGATCTGGAGTGAGACGCGCTACCATTGCGCCTCGGATCAGGTCGTTGTTTAGCTGCGAATAATATGGTTTATATATATTTTGAGTAGAATACATTGTTAAATTCATGTACACCTCGTCCATTTCGAACCTGCAAGACCGGCATATAGGTACCCTATAAGATGATAAGATGAAATGCCTCGATAAGCACCGACTATACATGCGTGTTCTTTGGACCCAATTAGCTTCATACATCTCACGGGCGTTTATTTATATAATATCAGTATATTATTCTACGAACTTCATCAGAATTAGAATAGTTTTCTTAGATAAAAACTCTAATGACATACATTTTAGAATGATGATGAGAATAGTAGAATTATAGTTGGGCACAAGACACAATTTCTGTTGCACGTACACTAAGGCCTTCAGTACTAACATTCTGGTCCTTCTATGATGCTAAATTAGATTAAAGAACACATATGGTGTCAAATTCATCATTTGGCGAAAGGAGGCATCTGAGGCTACCTAAAACGATTATATTAGAATGTCTTCAACAACCGTtactcaaaatacaagactcattccacgtttgggtagcgctacaggtaaaTGATTCAATACCCATTTTTGgttttctccaacaacaagacacaaaagagaaccctttctgcaaatgggtctccaggagagaggatactcagatttgagTTATACCTCTCCTGACACATAAAATGAGTCTTccatatagatactctgttggaggctataaTTATTATGTTAGAGAACCATTTTAGGTTTGTGTCTCCTAGTGGGTCTCCCGTTGGAGACAACCTTACTTCATAGTTTTATAGGCGTGATGCATCTAGGTTATATTACTCTTGATTTTAGCCTGTGTCTATCAAAGCTATTGCTACCATTTTACTTTCTGTGTATGAAGCCAAAAGAAGCCACTTTTTAGTGGTTTCAGCTTTTAAGACAAAAATGACTTTAGCTTTGTCGCTTTTAGTTTGGTTTTAACTTCAGAAGCCGTTTTCATATGTGCACGTTTAGCTGAGCTTTTGTTTAAATCCTAACAAAAATCCTATCAAAGATGACTTTATTTTCCAAAGAGTTACACATAACACTTTATTTTGTAATAATCAAGTTGTATAGATAGACTGAGAGCTGAGTAGAAGAAGTTTTTTGCTCCCGGCTGACTGACCCTAGATGCTGACCACACGTGAATACGTCTCCAGGTGACCTATCATTCGCGCTACAGCCAAAGTACGCCTCCACACTGGATGATGCGGATTCCCCGTCCAACCACGGAGATGGATTTCGCCGCTTCGCTGGTCAGCAGGCAGCAGCCGCTTAAACCCTCGTTCCCCACTTTCCTCCTCTTCCCCAAACCCCGCTCACCTCCCCTCCTCCGCCCCCGCCACCGCCTGCACTCCCCAGGCCTCCACAATAGGCGGCTCCCCGCATCTCGCCGACTCCCTAATGCTCTCGCCGGCCTCCCCCCGCTAGGCCGCGCCGCGGACGAGCGTCCACACCACCtgctcgcccgcccgcccgcgccgcgcgACCGCGCTCGCGCCTGCGCCCCGCTGCGGCCTCGGTTTCTGCttgaccggcggcggcggcggcgctgcgggGAGGACCAACCTGAGGCGGTCCGTGGCGTCGATGGTGGTGGCGCAGGTGACGCCGGCGCCGCTGCTGCGGCGCCACGGCTCGGCGCCCCCGTggctgtcgtcgtcgtcgccctTCTTCCTGCATCGCCGCGTCCgccgcgcctcgccgccgccggcgattTCCGGATGCAGGAGGTAGTCGCCGTGGCGCCGAATCACTCTCATTCGATGTTCGTCGTGGCCTTTGGAGGTCGTTGAAATGTCCCCTTCGGTCTTCGGACTATGTGAAGTGGGCGTTCTCTAGGCGGTGCTTAGCTGTGTGCCTGTGTCGGGTCgggaatgatgcttatgcttgtGCTGTTCTAGGCGCAGAGTCATTAGGTGGATTTGCGTCTACCGCTGTGATTTAGACTGTCTCGGGAGCTCTGTTCTTTCATTTCCAGCTAAATAACCCCATGTCTTGGCTCTGCCAACGAACTAATCACAGGATGCGGCGGTTGCTGTGTTAGGCAAGGGAACACGGTGTCACATCCTATTGTCCCATGATTGTTCTGTTCTGACCTGTCTGTGCGCTGCCACCTAATAGTAGTACACTTAACCTTGTCATTGTACCTTGCAATTTATTCACTCTCTCTGAAATGTTCCCCTTTAGACATTTTTCAATGACTTAAGAATTTCATGTTGCTTGCTGCTTTCTAACTTTGGTAATCGTTTTGACTGACAGGCAGGACTATTCTCATAGCTCAGATATGGCAGTTCGAGGAAGCAGTGGTTTCAAGCTTCGGTTCTATCCGAACTTAAACGTGCGAAATATTGCACAAGAATGGGTTCAAGAGAGCCGGAGGCTGTTCTATCTCAAAACTGCCAACAATGTCACAAATAACATCTATAAGGGAAGCACTCCTTTACGGGCTGGGAATGTGCAAAATGAACTCTCTGAAGATCGCAGGGGTTTGAACTACACTTACTTGCATAATCTTAGAGAACGTGTATCATCCAATTCAATTGTAAATAGACATGGTAATAGTCAAGAACTGGTCGGGCATAGTATGATAAATCAGCCTGTGCAATCAGTGCCAGCTCCAATAAGTGTTGTTAATAATAGTGCCAAGTGTTTGAGCATGCCTAGAGCCTCTAAGGTGGAGATTCCTTGGCGTGAATATTCACCAGCGGAGGATCCTTTGCTTGATGAATCTAATACAGAGGTAATTTTGGAGCTTGATGATAAAGTTCATGATGGTGATGTCAAAAAGGAGAAGAAACTTGTAGTAAAAAAGGTGGTTTCACCTTTGCCAACTAAAGCAGCCTTCTGTGAGGAATCTTTGAAAGCACGGAAGGCACTTGCTAGCATCTACGACAAAGTTTTGGTAGTTGACAATATCGAGTCAGCTAGGAGCATTGTTAAACTGCTCACTACAAAGTACAAGAGCTTTATTCATGCATGTGACACAGAGGTAAAAAGGAACCCTGCTTGATTTATTTGCTCCTATAGAGTGGTCAGGTTGTCCATCCTTATTCATCTAGGCAAACCATTTGTTTCACAAAGACACAAAATGTTCCTTTTTTTTGTAAGTATTAGGTTTAGCTGAGTGATATCTTTTTACTTAGTTGTCATCTGTCATGAATTACTTCAGTGTTCGTTCCAATTCGATAGTTGTCACAAGAAACTTCTGATGGTGATAGATTGTAAATCCTGGGACTCTGTTTTCTGACCCGTGTGTTTGTTATATTTTCCTCATTAATGTATCAAAACATGCCATAGGCAATGCATGAGTTGAAGTCAGCTATCATGAGTAATGCTGAAGGTTGTAGTCTGTATCAGCTTCACAAGTTTCATGAGCTAATATGCTCAATGTCTGCTTCTACGATGGCAAGCAATGCTCAAAAGTGAACTCCACTGTAGTTATTTGAGTATAATGTTTCTGCAGGTAGCAAATATTGATGCCAAAGAAGAGACACCAGTTGGTCATGGAGAAGTAATATGCTTTAGCATCTATTCAGCAAATTCTGATGTACAGGCAGctgattttggaaatggcaaaacTTGCATTTGGGTTGATGTTCTAGATGGTGGAAGGGGTGTCCTGATGGAGTTTGTTCCTTTCTTTGAAAATCCATCCATCAAGAAGGTGCAATAATTTTCCTATGTCGATCAGTTTCATGGCTATTTTTCTCCTTCTATGTTAGTTGAAGTTGTACTCTGCACTTCTTTCCTTCCTGCTCTATTTACTCTTACAAACTTGAAACAAATTGGATGTACTTCACTATTTTATCCTTGTCAGTTTCATGAAATAATCAACATGACAAAATTGCAATCTTTGTATTGGTAAAATTATACCTGGTTAATACCAAATGAATCGCATGCGAACTACTTTTAGCTTTGTTTTTCTTGAATTTTCTGAAGTCAACATTCATGTTCCCTTCATCATGTAGGTTTGGCATAACTATAGTTTTGATAACCATGTCATTGAGAATTATGGAATCAAAGTTGCTGGGTTTCATGCTGATACAATGCATCTTGCACGCCTTTGGGATTCATCAAGAAAAATTGATGGTGGATATTCActtgaaggacttacaaatgacCGTAGAGTCATGGATACTGTTCCAGAGGATTTACCTAAATCTGGAAAGATATCAATGAAAACCATCTTTGGCAGGAAAAAAGTTAGAAAAGATGGATCTGAAGGGAAAGTTGTATCTATTGATCCAGTCAAAGAGTTACAAAGGGAAGACAGAGAATTATGGATTTGTTATTCTTCTCTAGATTCAATGAGCACATTGAGACTTTATGAGAGCTTAAAAAGAAAGCTTGAAACAAGGAGATGGGTCTTGGATGGTTGTCCTAGGGGCACCATGTACGATTTCTATGAACAGTATTGGCGTCCCTTTGGTGCCCTACTTGTGAAgatggaaacagagggcatgcTTATTGACCGTGGTTATCTTTCAGAGATAGAAAAGGCTGCTATTGCTGAACGGCAACTAGCTGCAGATAAGTTTCGGAAATGGGCATCTAAATATTGTCCTGATGCCAAGTCCATGAATGTGAATAGCGATACTCAAATTCGCCAACTTCTCTTTGGTGGCATTGAAAATAGGTATTGCCTTTCACTGATTTCTTTACTAAGGTTTGAAAGCCTTCTCTGTTTCCATATACCTTTTCACTGTGGTATCTTCCTCAGTGCACTTCATGTTTGGATCTTTATGAAAGGGCGCCAGTAATTATGGTAGTGGTTTGGTGTAGAAGACATTAGTTTGACTGCAAGTCATGGCGTCATGCACAATTGGACACATGACCCAAAGCCCTAACTTGATAAGAATTTACTTTTATCTTTTATAAGCAAGAGCCAAAATGGGAAATGGAAACTAAATTTTCCATTGCCTTTTGTGCCTGCTTAGCATTTTGTGTATGTAATATCCTAGGCAGAAGTGAATTGAATGTTCTTGGTTTTTTTTTGTATCTTCTAGTAATTTGATTGCGCATATATCCAAGGAAACTGGAAACTCAAGCTTTCTTTCAAATTGTTTCCGTACAATTCCTAAAAGAGTTAAACTTTGTTACCTTTGTAACAGACACAGATCTGGTGAAACTTGGCCACAGAGTAAAACTTTTAAAGTGCTAAATGAAGAAAATGTTACTACAGAGGGTAAGAAGACGTCAAAGTATCGTACTATCGAACTTTGCAGTATTGTTGAAGATCTGAAAACTGATATGTTCACCCCGAGTGGCTGGCCATCAGCCAGTGGGGATGCATTGAGAAGTTTGGCTGGTAAAATATCTACAGAATATATTTACACAATGGATGATATCCAAGAGGATGATGAAGATACAAATGGTTCAGAAAACCCAGATGGAGATTCCTCTTATGGAACAGCATATGAAGCGTTCGGTGGAGGAAAGAATGGAAAAGAAGCATGCCATGCAATTGCAGCTTTATGTGAAATATGTTCTATTGATTCATTGATATCCAATTTCATTCTTCCGTTGCAGGTTAGCTAGCCGATCTTGTTATCGTTCCTACCTTGAGACAGCATGCCTGACATTTGCTGCAATGCAAATTGGATTTTGCTGATGTTATGTATGCTCACAGCGCAAAAATTCTTGTGTTGTGTGCTGTGAGGATGCATCAACAAACGTGCTGATTTGGTTAGGCtatattttttctctttttctttctgctTTTGTTGAGAGGAAGCATGAGGTTGCTAAATTTAGTGTCTATCTGCACCATCAAGTTTGAGTTTTTGTTGATTAGGATTATTTAGTTTTAAAATTTTGTTCTTAGCAAAGTAACTGTTGCATTCAGTTCTTGTGATtgagtcccccccccccccccccccccacaccaccaccaccaccatgatcaTTCATTTGTAGTGTGCCCCTTGAGATATCTTTGAGGGCTTTAAAGCCTTAAAGGGTGGCTAGCTACTTCGTGCTCACATTCAAGCATGCAATGTGAGTGACTGAGGACATTGCTATTAGGTGTTTCTGCTGGCTTTTGTCAGCATACTGATTATGCTTAGCTAACTGCATTTGTCTACGAAGTATTTCCATGTGTCGTGTATCTGATAAATCCCTTGCTCCATGGTAGGGAGATCATATATCATGTGCGGAGGGGCGCATTCACTGTTCATTAAATATCAATACTGAGACAGGGCGCTTGTCAGCGAGAACACCAAATCTACAGGTATGCACATTCTTTTGTGTTTATGTGGGATTTCTATGGAGCTTCTTAAATCGTCATCTCTGGCTTGTTATTAAGTGCATGATATATCACTGTACAAGAAGAGGAGGGAAAGACAAACATGTGTAGTTACAAGTTTATTTTTCAATAAAATAATCAATGATATCACATCTTTTGTTTACTAGTATGTAAATGCTGCTGCTTCACAAAATCATCATACAAGATGGATGTGGTTATGATTAATGTCTGCTGACTATAGCCTAAGGCTTCAGCATTCACCAGTCGCACTGGATAATATATTTAACTCCAAAAGTAACTCTAGTTGCAATACAGTTTAGATCTATTAAATAGTGCTTGCAGCTAAAGTACCACCCTATTCTTTTGGTCAATATCATTTATTCAAACTCAATACGTGTCCCTTCCAGAATCAACCTGCCCTTGAGAAGGATAGGTATAAGATTCGCCAAGCTTTTGTTGCAGCTCCAGGGAATTCTCTTATTGTTGCAGATTATGGTCAGGTGTGCGAACTAGTGCTCAATAGTCAACATTTTTGTCCTTGAATGACCTTTCATCTTAATTTCTTATTAAAGGCATGTTTTAATGTAGCTGGAGCTTAGGATCTTAGCCCACCTTACTAATTGTAAAAGCATGCTGGATGCTTTCAAGGCCGGTGGTGATTTCCATTCTAGGACAGCCATGAATATGTACCAGCATATCCGTGATGCTGTCCATGAGAAGAAAGTTCTTCTTGAGTGGCACCCTCAACCTGGTCGAGAGAAACCTCCAGTGCCTCTATTGAAGGTACTTCAAGTGCTACTAGTTTTATTTACAGCTTTGGCATTTCTTAgttattttttatttgttttaactgcttatatacatatattgtacttACGTTGGAATTATAATCCCCTAGTGCTAGTAGTTTGTAGTTCATTCAATCAAATTCCTACTAAATTTTTTAAAATGATACATAGATACATGTATATCATTCTTGTGATTTTGGGACTTGTGAACTTTTGAATGCTATTTCATTTGTGGAGTGGTGTCGTTCCAGAATATTTATTGGATAGACCATTCCActgcactttttttttttgaatttcagTCTGCCACTATGGATCCACACACCCTAACACTTCATCCTGggcattcggtttaaaccgacacTTTGGTTCGGTCTATTCGGTTCCTCAAAAGTTCGTTTTTCAAGATTGAGAAGCTGATCGGTTAATCAGAgaatgcaaaaccgaccatttcgGTTTCGGTTTTTTACTTGGGTTTTTTGGTTTTAACCGAGAAAACCGAACCTACCTCCCATCCGCAACGTGCGGAACTTCACCAGGAGCAGCAGATGCGCCGCCGGCGCCACCTTCCACTCGTGCAGCACCGCCGTCAGCCCGCCACCGCCGTCGCGCCGTGGAGCAGCCGCGACGTGCAGCCACTGAGCATGCCTCCGCTccgcgcctcgcctcgcccgcCGCGCCTCGCAGTCGCGTCTCCGCGCCTGGCCTGGCCTTCCGCTGGCTCCACGCTCCGCCAGAACGCCTCGAGCCTCACAGTCACGTCGCCGCCGCCTGGATATAGGTTTCGGATGGGGAGTCGGATGGGAGATGGAGAGGTCCAGAGGGAGTCGGACGGGAGACTGGGAGAGGGAGACTGGTAGAGGCCTCAAGGCCTGCCTAGAGCGGTGCGTGGTGGGCCTTGGTGGGCTGCATCGACCATCGAAGAATGGGGAAGTGGAGACAGAGATTGCTACGAGTTCGGTTTCGCGGTTGTTCGGTTCCGTTCAAGTCAAAAACCGACTTCGCAACCGAACACCGAAGTTCCTAGAATCCAAAACCGAAACCGAACTGAGAAACCGACAGTTCGGTTCGGTTTTCGGCCTTAATGTGCCCAGGCTGACTAACACTAGGCATTCCTCGAAGGCTTGAGCTAAGAATGCCA encodes:
- the LOC136472077 gene encoding DNA polymerase I A, chloroplastic-like, which translates into the protein MVVAQVTPAPLLRRHGSAPPWLSSSSPFFLHRRVRRASPPPAISGCRRQDYSHSSDMAVRGSSGFKLRFYPNLNVRNIAQEWVQESRRLFYLKTANNVTNNIYKGSTPLRAGNVQNELSEDRRGLNYTYLHNLRERVSSNSIVNRHGNSQELVGHSMINQPVQSVPAPISVVNNSAKCLSMPRASKVEIPWREYSPAEDPLLDESNTEVILELDDKVHDGDVKKEKKLVVKKVVSPLPTKAAFCEESLKARKALASIYDKVLVVDNIESARSIVKLLTTKYKSFIHACDTEVANIDAKEETPVGHGEVICFSIYSANSDVQAADFGNGKTCIWVDVLDGGRGVLMEFVPFFENPSIKKVWHNYSFDNHVIENYGIKVAGFHADTMHLARLWDSSRKIDGGYSLEGLTNDRRVMDTVPEDLPKSGKISMKTIFGRKKVRKDGSEGKVVSIDPVKELQREDRELWICYSSLDSMSTLRLYESLKRKLETRRWVLDGCPRGTMYDFYEQYWRPFGALLVKMETEGMLIDRGYLSEIEKAAIAERQLAADKFRKWASKYCPDAKSMNVNSDTQIRQLLFGGIENRHRSGETWPQSKTFKVLNEENVTTEGKKTSKYRTIELCSIVEDLKTDMFTPSGWPSASGDALRSLAGKISTEYIYTMDDIQEDDEDTNGSENPDGDSSYGTAYEAFGGGKNGKEACHAIAALCEICSIDSLISNFILPLQGDHISCAEGRIHCSLNINTETGRLSARTPNLQNQPALEKDRYKIRQAFVAAPGNSLIVADYGQLELRILAHLTNCKSMLDAFKAGGDFHSRTAMNMYQHIRDAVHEKKVLLEWHPQPGREKPPVPLLKDAFGAERRKAKMLNFSIAYGKTAVGLSRDWKVSVKEARDTLKLWYGDRKEVLAWQKSQKKLAREQCEVYTLLGRSRHFPNLTQFGPGQRGHIERAAINAPVQGSAADVAMCAMLEIERNVRLKELGWRLLLQVHDEVILEGPSESAEVAKAIVVECMSKPFYGTNILKVDLAVDAKCAKSWYAAK